The following are encoded together in the Pseudomonas maumuensis genome:
- a CDS encoding translocation/assembly module TamB domain-containing protein, with protein sequence MTRVVKPILLALLGLLLLIVLALGLVLGTQGGSRWVLGLVPGLQVSDFSGRLGGSWQASQLRWTAGEDRVEVQAPQLDWSPTCLLRATLCVERLQAERIDMAFAPGEDKPDSGPLQLPALNLPLAIELGEVKLGQLRLDGSDLLGDLSLAAHWTASGLRVDSLQLRRDDLHLDVQGDLTPQGDWPLQLQGTLQLPAVDGKPWQLALSAKGELQKSLAIDATSSGYLDARLSGELQALAEHLPAHLSIRADSFKPAAELPDTLQLDQLRLDAQGDLLKGYQLSGSATLPAEQGPIGLVLAGKVDAKGARLDALDLNASDQQRLKLQANADWQQGLSADASLDWLDFPWLRLYPLETAPQVTLKRFNAQVQYRDGSYKGVFNGDLDGPAGAFSLASPFDGDLGQVRLPQLVLNAGQGKAAGSVALRFADTLAWDVDLQLSALDPAYWLAELPGTLAGPLRSQGELKHEQLTLKAQLDLKGRLRGQPALVKVDAEGAGERWTLGSLAVQLGDNRINGSASVQQRLAGRVDLDLPRLGQLWPQLQGQVKGRLDLAGTLAAPQGTLTLQGQQLGQADNRVQRLDLDARLDNAQRGQVTLKAGGIRVGDTALGSLDVQGKGDLRQQAATLALDGPQLKLDLALDGALAKGDWRGRLASGRIQAGGQDWQLQAPARLQRLASGQLDFGAHCWRSGQASLCGEDQRLAPEPRLRYHLKQFPLDSLAQWLPKDFAWQGLLNADINLDIPASGPKGSIRVDAGGGTLRVRDKDRWVDFPYQVLRLDSTLAPRRVDTRLDFRGERLGELNVNTRLDPLGRNKPLSGDFRLAGLELSVIRPFLPMVERLAGQLNGSGRLSGSLIAPQVNGSLALSGGEVSGAELPVSLEDLSLQALIAGEQVQLNGNWRSGAAGRGQLSGHMTWGQALGMDLRLQGQQLPVNVEPYAALEVAPDLSIRLLDDKLAVTGKVQVPKGKITVRELPPSTVKVSDDTVIVGHQTEQGKPPMAVAMDIDVDVGSEKLSFKGFGLTANLLGHVHIGNNLDTRGELSLADGRYRQYGQNLTIRRARLLFAGPIDQPYLDIEAIRKVDDVIAGIRLSGSAEQPTTKVFSEPAMSQEQALSYLVLGRPLNSSGEDNNMLAEAALGLGLMGSAGLTGGLASNLGIDDFQLDTQGTGNKTSVVASGNLTERLSLRYGVGVFEPANTIALRYKLSKKVYLEAASGLASSLDIFYKRDF encoded by the coding sequence GTGACGCGTGTAGTCAAACCCATCCTGCTGGCACTGCTGGGCCTGCTGTTGCTGATCGTCCTGGCGCTGGGCCTGGTGCTGGGTACCCAGGGCGGCAGCCGCTGGGTGCTAGGCCTGGTGCCGGGGCTGCAAGTCAGCGATTTCAGCGGGCGACTTGGCGGCAGTTGGCAGGCCAGTCAACTGCGCTGGACGGCGGGCGAAGACCGTGTCGAGGTGCAGGCCCCGCAACTGGACTGGTCGCCAACCTGCCTGCTGCGCGCCACCTTGTGCGTCGAGCGTCTGCAGGCCGAGCGTATCGACATGGCCTTCGCCCCGGGCGAGGACAAGCCCGATAGCGGCCCGCTGCAACTGCCGGCGCTGAATCTGCCGTTGGCCATCGAGCTGGGCGAGGTCAAGCTGGGTCAACTGCGCCTGGATGGCAGCGACCTGCTGGGCGACCTTAGCTTGGCCGCGCACTGGACCGCGAGCGGCCTGCGCGTGGACAGCCTGCAACTGCGCCGTGACGACCTGCACCTGGACGTGCAGGGCGACCTGACGCCCCAGGGCGACTGGCCGCTGCAGCTGCAAGGCACGCTGCAACTGCCCGCGGTCGATGGCAAGCCCTGGCAGCTGGCCTTGAGCGCCAAGGGCGAGTTACAGAAGTCGCTTGCCATCGACGCCACCAGCAGTGGCTACCTGGACGCACGCCTGAGCGGCGAGCTGCAGGCCCTGGCCGAGCACCTGCCGGCCCATCTGAGCATTCGCGCGGACAGCTTCAAACCCGCCGCCGAGCTGCCCGACACCCTGCAACTCGACCAGCTGCGGCTCGATGCCCAGGGTGACTTGCTCAAGGGTTATCAACTGTCCGGCTCGGCCACGCTGCCCGCCGAACAAGGGCCGATCGGCCTGGTGCTGGCCGGCAAGGTCGATGCCAAGGGCGCCCGGCTCGACGCCCTGGACCTGAACGCCAGCGACCAGCAGCGCCTCAAGCTGCAGGCCAACGCCGACTGGCAGCAGGGTCTGAGCGCCGATGCCAGCCTCGACTGGCTGGACTTCCCCTGGTTGCGTCTGTACCCGCTGGAGACGGCACCGCAGGTCACGCTCAAGCGCTTCAACGCCCAGGTGCAGTACCGCGACGGCAGCTACAAAGGGGTGTTCAACGGCGATCTGGACGGCCCGGCCGGCGCCTTCAGCCTGGCCAGCCCGTTCGACGGCGACCTCGGCCAGGTACGCCTGCCGCAGCTGGTGCTCAACGCCGGGCAGGGCAAGGCCGCCGGTAGTGTCGCCCTGCGTTTTGCCGACACCCTGGCCTGGGATGTCGACCTGCAACTGTCGGCCCTGGACCCGGCCTACTGGCTGGCGGAGCTGCCCGGCACCCTGGCCGGCCCGCTGCGCAGCCAGGGCGAATTGAAGCACGAGCAGCTGACGCTCAAGGCTCAGTTGGACCTCAAAGGGCGCCTGCGCGGCCAGCCGGCGCTGGTCAAGGTCGACGCCGAAGGCGCGGGCGAGCGTTGGACCCTGGGCAGCCTGGCGGTGCAGCTGGGCGACAACCGCATCAATGGCAGCGCCAGCGTGCAGCAGCGCCTGGCCGGGCGTGTCGACCTCGACCTGCCGCGCCTGGGCCAGCTCTGGCCGCAGTTGCAAGGGCAGGTCAAGGGGCGCTTGGACCTGGCCGGCACCCTGGCCGCGCCGCAAGGCACCCTGACCCTGCAGGGGCAACAGCTGGGCCAGGCCGACAACCGCGTGCAGCGGCTGGACCTGGATGCCCGGCTGGACAATGCCCAGCGCGGCCAGGTGACGCTCAAGGCCGGCGGTATCCGTGTCGGTGATACCGCCCTGGGCAGCCTTGATGTGCAAGGCAAGGGCGATCTTCGCCAGCAGGCTGCCACCCTGGCCCTCGATGGCCCGCAACTCAAGCTCGACCTGGCGCTGGATGGCGCCTTGGCCAAGGGCGACTGGCGCGGTCGCCTGGCCAGCGGGCGTATCCAGGCCGGCGGGCAGGACTGGCAGTTGCAGGCGCCGGCGCGCCTGCAGCGCCTGGCCAGCGGCCAGCTGGATTTCGGCGCCCATTGCTGGCGTTCCGGCCAGGCCAGCCTGTGCGGCGAGGACCAGCGCTTGGCACCAGAGCCGCGTCTGCGCTACCACCTCAAGCAGTTCCCGCTGGACAGCCTGGCGCAGTGGTTGCCCAAGGACTTCGCCTGGCAGGGCCTGCTCAACGCCGACATCAACCTCGACATCCCGGCCAGCGGCCCCAAGGGCAGCATCCGCGTCGATGCCGGCGGCGGCACCTTGCGGGTACGCGACAAGGACCGCTGGGTCGACTTTCCCTATCAGGTGCTGCGCCTGGACAGCACCCTGGCGCCACGTCGGGTCGATACCCGCCTGGACTTCCGGGGCGAGCGCCTGGGCGAGTTGAATGTGAACACCCGCCTTGATCCGCTGGGCCGCAACAAGCCGTTGTCCGGTGATTTCCGCCTGGCCGGGCTTGAGCTTTCGGTCATCCGGCCGTTCCTGCCGATGGTCGAGCGCCTGGCTGGCCAGCTCAACGGCAGCGGGCGTCTGTCCGGCAGCCTGATTGCGCCCCAGGTCAATGGCAGCCTGGCCTTGAGCGGTGGCGAGGTCAGCGGCGCGGAGTTGCCGGTGAGCCTGGAGGACCTGTCGCTGCAGGCGCTGATCGCCGGTGAACAGGTGCAACTGAACGGCAACTGGCGCAGTGGCGCGGCAGGGCGTGGGCAACTGAGCGGGCACATGACCTGGGGCCAGGCGCTGGGCATGGACCTGCGCCTGCAAGGCCAGCAGTTGCCGGTCAACGTCGAGCCCTACGCGGCGCTGGAAGTGGCGCCCGACCTGAGCATTCGCCTGCTGGACGATAAACTGGCGGTGACCGGCAAGGTGCAGGTGCCCAAGGGCAAGATCACCGTGCGCGAGCTGCCGCCGTCGACGGTCAAGGTCTCGGACGACACGGTGATCGTCGGCCACCAGACCGAGCAGGGCAAGCCGCCGATGGCCGTGGCGATGGACATCGATGTCGATGTCGGCAGCGAAAAACTGTCGTTCAAGGGCTTCGGCCTGACCGCCAACCTGTTAGGCCACGTGCATATCGGCAACAACCTCGACACCCGTGGCGAGCTCAGCCTGGCCGACGGACGCTATCGGCAGTATGGGCAGAATCTGACCATTCGCCGCGCGCGGCTGCTGTTCGCCGGGCCCATCGACCAGCCGTACCTGGACATCGAGGCGATCCGCAAGGTCGACGACGTGATCGCCGGCATCCGCCTGAGCGGCAGCGCCGAACAGCCGACCACCAAGGTGTTCTCGGAGCCGGCGATGAGCCAGGAGCAGGCTCTGTCCTACCTGGTGCTGGGCCGGCCGCTGAATAGCTCCGGCGAGGACAACAACATGCTCGCCGAGGCGGCGCTGGGGCTGGGCTTGATGGGCAGCGCCGGCCTGACTGGCGGCCTGGCCTCGAACCTGGGCATCGACGATTTCCAGCTCGACACCCAGGGCACGGGCAACAAGACCAGCGTGGTGGCCAGCGGCAACCTCACCGAGCGCCTGAGCCTGCGCTATGGCGTGGGCGTGTTCGAGCCGGCCAACACCATCGCCTTGCGCTACAAGCTCAGCAAGAAGGTCTACCTGGAGGCCGCCAGCGGCCTGGCCAGTTCGCTGGATATCTTCTACAAGCGCGATTTCTGA
- a CDS encoding autotransporter assembly complex protein TamA, with protein sequence MTYSGRLGWGLLLLAASSMAWAQSELLVRVKPANKALKSNIEGYIGSLGDRDEEALLRFSRGAEEQARKAAQALGYYQARVETEVKAPADKDKPPQLIIQVEPGEPVRLRNVTVRIEGPASELRLFRIPDSKALRPGEQLNHGTYEDAKRLIQNQASRYGFFAGRFERQRLAVDPQAGVADIELVYQSGPRYRLGAVSFGGDAPLDNDLLQRMVGFKPGTPYDSELIAELNNDLQSSGYFDSVRVDAAPTAAVGEDIPVDVHLDTRKPRTLGLGLGFSTDVGARGKANWTRHWVNPQGHSYGWETELSAPRQNVGLWYDIPLDPPLTDKLRFAGGYQNEEISGTDTLSKLLTVGPEWHSKLPSGWQRVISLKYQREEYRLGDDSGLSNLLMPGVSFSYLRSDNRIDPHNGYRLQFDLQAAKEGLGSDTNLIHGNVLLKGLTTLGQNHRFLGRVQFGGSATNGYQQNIPPSLRFFAGGDQSVRGYDYQSLSPKNNQGDRIGGRYLVAGSAEYQYSVAEKWRLATFIDQGNSFNSLELPSLKTGVGIGVRWVSPVGPLRLDLARALDDDGGFRLHFSMGPEL encoded by the coding sequence ATGACGTATTCAGGAAGACTTGGCTGGGGCCTGCTGTTGCTGGCCGCCAGCTCCATGGCATGGGCGCAGAGCGAATTGCTGGTGCGGGTCAAACCCGCCAACAAGGCGCTCAAGTCCAATATCGAAGGGTATATCGGCAGCCTGGGCGATCGCGACGAAGAGGCCTTGCTGCGCTTCAGCCGGGGCGCCGAGGAGCAGGCGCGCAAGGCGGCCCAGGCCCTGGGCTATTACCAGGCGCGGGTCGAGACCGAGGTCAAGGCGCCGGCCGATAAAGACAAACCACCGCAACTGATCATCCAGGTCGAGCCCGGCGAGCCGGTGCGGCTGCGCAACGTGACCGTGCGTATCGAGGGGCCGGCCAGCGAGCTCAGGTTGTTTCGCATTCCCGACAGCAAGGCCCTGCGCCCGGGCGAGCAGCTCAACCATGGCACCTACGAGGATGCCAAGCGGCTGATCCAGAACCAGGCCTCGCGCTACGGCTTCTTCGCCGGGCGCTTCGAGCGCCAGCGCCTGGCGGTCGATCCGCAGGCCGGTGTGGCCGACATCGAACTGGTCTACCAGAGTGGCCCGCGCTACCGCCTTGGCGCGGTGAGCTTCGGTGGCGATGCGCCGCTGGACAACGACCTGCTGCAGCGCATGGTGGGGTTCAAGCCCGGCACCCCGTACGACTCGGAACTGATCGCCGAACTTAACAACGACCTGCAGTCCAGCGGCTACTTCGACAGCGTGCGCGTGGACGCCGCGCCCACCGCCGCAGTGGGCGAGGACATCCCGGTGGACGTCCACCTCGACACCCGCAAGCCACGTACCCTTGGCCTGGGTCTGGGTTTCTCCACCGACGTCGGCGCGCGCGGCAAGGCCAACTGGACCCGCCACTGGGTCAACCCGCAAGGGCACAGCTACGGCTGGGAAACCGAGCTGTCGGCACCCCGGCAGAACGTCGGCTTGTGGTATGACATCCCGCTGGATCCGCCGCTCACCGATAAGCTGCGCTTCGCCGGTGGCTACCAGAACGAGGAGATTTCCGGCACCGATACCTTGAGTAAGCTGCTCACCGTCGGCCCGGAGTGGCACAGCAAGCTGCCCAGCGGCTGGCAGCGGGTGATCTCGCTCAAGTACCAGCGCGAGGAGTATCGCCTGGGTGATGACTCGGGGCTGAGCAACCTGCTGATGCCGGGCGTCAGCTTCTCCTACCTGCGCAGCGACAACCGCATCGACCCGCACAATGGCTACCGTCTGCAGTTCGACCTGCAGGCGGCCAAGGAAGGCCTGGGCTCGGACACCAACCTGATCCACGGCAACGTGCTGCTCAAGGGCCTGACCACCCTGGGCCAGAACCATCGCTTCCTTGGCCGCGTGCAGTTCGGCGGCAGTGCCACCAATGGCTACCAGCAGAACATCCCACCGTCACTGCGCTTCTTTGCCGGTGGCGACCAGAGCGTGCGCGGCTACGACTACCAGTCGCTGTCGCCGAAGAACAACCAGGGCGACCGCATCGGTGGGCGTTACCTGGTGGCCGGCAGCGCCGAGTACCAGTACTCGGTTGCCGAAAAATGGCGCCTGGCGACCTTTATCGACCAGGGCAATTCGTTCAACTCGCTGGAACTGCCTAGCCTCAAGACCGGCGTCGGCATCGGCGTGCGCTGGGTGTCGCCGGTGGGGCCGCTGCGCCTGGACCTGGCCCGCGCCCTGGATGACGACGGTGGTTTTCGTTTGCACTTCTCCATGGGGCCTGAGCTGTGA
- a CDS encoding GNAT family N-acetyltransferase, with translation MPDDIIAPARICLLDAGYAREARSLLYHAYRHEPTFAWLFEAQRPGYERRLRVMVREWVRQHFYLQLPAIGLLLEDRLIGLALIVPPLRRLGVADSWAWRLRMILGTGLRCTRRYLDYQAALAGCLPGDKVHVLPLLGVHPQFQGQHYGEQLLQAVHDWCAEDAGTEGVVLDTGNAHYLAFYQRQGYEEIGEIAVGPIRERVFFHPNPRSSRVANL, from the coding sequence ATGCCCGATGACATCATCGCCCCGGCCCGGATCTGCCTGCTCGACGCCGGCTACGCCCGCGAGGCGCGTTCGCTGCTCTACCATGCCTACCGCCACGAGCCTACCTTCGCCTGGCTGTTCGAGGCCCAGCGCCCGGGCTATGAGCGCCGCCTGCGAGTGATGGTGCGTGAGTGGGTACGCCAGCACTTCTACCTGCAACTGCCGGCGATCGGCCTGTTGCTGGAGGATCGCCTGATCGGCCTGGCGCTGATCGTGCCGCCGTTGCGCCGGCTTGGCGTGGCCGACAGCTGGGCCTGGCGTCTGCGCATGATCCTCGGTACCGGCCTGCGCTGCACCCGCCGCTACCTGGATTACCAGGCCGCGCTGGCCGGGTGCCTGCCGGGGGACAAGGTGCATGTGCTGCCGCTGTTGGGTGTGCATCCGCAGTTCCAGGGGCAGCACTACGGCGAGCAATTGCTGCAGGCCGTGCATGACTGGTGCGCCGAGGACGCCGGCACCGAGGGCGTCGTGCTGGACACCGGTAATGCGCACTACCTGGCGTTCTACCAGCGCCAGGGTTATGAAGAGATCGGTGAGATCGCCGTGGGGCCGATCCGTGAGCGGGTGTTCTTCCACCCCAACCCGCGCTCGTCGAGGGTAGCGAACCTGTGA
- the xthA gene encoding exodeoxyribonuclease III: MKIVSFNINGLRARPHQLAALIDKHQPDVIGLQETKVSDDQFPLADVEALGYHVHYHGQKGHYGVALLSRQKPLSLSKGFASDEEDAQRRFIWGTFADADGTPITIMNGYFPQGESRDHPTKFPAKQRFYSDLQTLLEGQFKNDQPVVVMGDLNISPQDCDIGIGPDNAKRWLKTGKCSFLPEEREWMERLKGWGLVDSFRHLYPDVADRFSWFDYRSRGFEDEPKRGLRIDLIMASHGLLPRVKAAGVDYDLRGMEKPSDHAPIWLELS, encoded by the coding sequence ATGAAGATCGTCTCGTTCAACATCAACGGCCTGCGCGCCCGCCCGCACCAGCTGGCGGCGCTGATCGACAAACACCAGCCGGACGTGATCGGCCTGCAGGAAACCAAGGTCAGCGACGATCAGTTCCCGTTGGCCGACGTCGAGGCACTCGGCTACCACGTGCACTACCACGGCCAGAAGGGCCACTATGGCGTCGCCCTGCTCTCGCGACAAAAACCGCTGTCGCTGTCCAAGGGCTTCGCCAGTGACGAGGAAGACGCCCAGCGCCGCTTCATCTGGGGCACCTTCGCCGATGCCGACGGCACGCCGATCACCATCATGAACGGCTACTTCCCCCAAGGCGAAAGCCGCGACCACCCCACCAAGTTCCCGGCCAAGCAGCGCTTCTACAGCGACCTGCAGACCCTGCTCGAAGGGCAGTTCAAGAACGACCAGCCTGTGGTGGTGATGGGCGACCTGAACATCTCGCCCCAGGACTGCGATATCGGCATCGGCCCGGACAACGCCAAGCGCTGGCTGAAGACCGGCAAGTGCAGCTTCCTGCCCGAAGAGCGCGAGTGGATGGAGCGTCTCAAGGGCTGGGGCCTGGTCGACAGCTTCCGCCACCTGTACCCGGACGTGGCCGACCGCTTCAGCTGGTTCGACTACCGCAGCCGCGGTTTCGAGGACGAGCCCAAGCGCGGCCTGCGCATCGACCTGATTATGGCCTCCCATGGGCTGCTGCCGCGAGTCAAGGCTGCCGGGGTCGACTATGACCTGCGCGGGATGGAAAAGCCTTCGGATCATGCGCCGATCTGGCTTGAGTTGAGCTGA
- a CDS encoding formylglycine-generating enzyme family protein gives MTAPLNRLTLAALLVACSLPALAAAPAHKPGSVFRDCAKTCPEMVVLPAGSFMMGTPEDEKGRQDDEGPLHQVTFKNAFAVSQYQITNGEWKAYLKATGYKVPNGDTRPGRECIAGVPRYQQGDRQPAVCLNFHEAEAYAGWLSKKTGKVYKVLSESQREYAVRGGSTGPFPFPLDDNDEQKYQISKHANTYGPTDGFSFTSPVGSFPPNAFGVYDGHGNVYEWTRDCYVDSYATAPTDGSPQTNSSECEDRRVIRGNDYTEAPIFSRSGNRNERSSTLRGDWIGFRVAREL, from the coding sequence ATGACCGCACCCCTGAATCGCCTCACCCTGGCCGCCCTGCTGGTCGCCTGCAGCCTGCCGGCCCTGGCCGCGGCGCCCGCGCACAAACCTGGCAGCGTGTTCCGCGACTGCGCCAAGACCTGCCCGGAAATGGTGGTGCTGCCCGCCGGCAGCTTCATGATGGGCACCCCGGAGGACGAAAAGGGCCGCCAGGACGATGAAGGCCCGCTGCACCAGGTCACCTTCAAAAATGCCTTTGCCGTCAGCCAATACCAGATCACCAATGGGGAGTGGAAGGCCTACCTCAAGGCCACCGGCTACAAGGTTCCCAACGGCGATACCCGCCCGGGCCGTGAGTGCATCGCTGGCGTGCCGCGCTACCAGCAAGGCGACCGCCAGCCCGCCGTGTGCCTGAACTTCCACGAAGCCGAGGCCTATGCCGGCTGGCTGTCGAAGAAGACCGGCAAGGTCTACAAGGTGCTCAGCGAATCCCAGCGCGAGTACGCCGTACGCGGCGGCAGCACCGGACCGTTCCCCTTCCCGCTCGATGACAACGACGAGCAGAAGTACCAGATCTCCAAGCACGCCAATACCTACGGTCCTACCGACGGTTTCTCCTTCACCTCGCCGGTCGGCAGCTTCCCGCCCAACGCCTTCGGCGTCTACGACGGCCACGGCAACGTCTACGAATGGACCCGCGACTGCTACGTCGACAGCTACGCCACCGCCCCAACCGACGGCAGCCCGCAGACCAACAGCAGCGAATGCGAGGATCGCCGGGTGATTCGCGGCAACGACTACACCGAGGCGCCGATCTTCTCGCGCTCGGGCAACCGCAACGAGCGCAGCTCCACCCTGCGCGGCGACTGGATCGGTTTCCGCGTCGCCCGCGAGCTGTAA
- a CDS encoding cyclic peptide export ABC transporter: MTLKTPSLAQETLRILKPFWMLVALSAALGVVSGLSVTALLATINSAMNAAGGPDTHTALLFGGLCVLTLACSTGSNLLTNYVGQKVVARLRRELSAKVLVAPIAQLERYRAHRLIPVLLNDVSTISAFALSVAPMVIAFTVTLGCLAYLALLSWQILLITALTVVIGTGAQFLAHRFGMKNILTARNGEDELQKHYQALSGGAKELRIQRKRRQHMHDQLIHGATERICKANIRAANIFVSAETFGSMLFFAVIGVAIAFQALWPSTDRTVLGGFVLVMLYMKGPLEQLITNLPSISRAQIALRRIAELSARFSSPEPHLLVSDRAPAVSSVESIELRQLRYDYPQVEGSQPFHLGPVNLSIRQGDIVFIVGENGCGKTTLIKLLLGLYSPQQGEVRLNGETVTPERLDDYRQLFTTIFADYYLFDEPLPGQAELPPEAGKYLERLDIAHKVSIRDGSFTTTDLSTGQRKRLALINAWLDQRPVLVFDEWAADQDPAFRRVFYTELLPELKQQGKTIIVISHDDRYFPVADQLVRMHGGQIVVERNQEPALPA, translated from the coding sequence ATGACGCTCAAGACACCCAGCCTCGCCCAGGAAACCCTGCGCATACTCAAGCCGTTCTGGATGCTGGTCGCGCTTTCGGCGGCCCTTGGCGTGGTCAGCGGCCTGAGCGTCACCGCCCTGCTGGCCACCATCAACAGTGCGATGAATGCCGCCGGCGGGCCGGACACCCATACCGCCCTGCTTTTCGGCGGCCTATGCGTGCTGACCCTGGCCTGCTCCACCGGCTCGAACCTGCTGACCAACTACGTGGGCCAGAAGGTGGTGGCGCGGCTGCGCCGCGAATTGTCCGCCAAAGTGCTGGTGGCACCGATCGCGCAACTTGAGCGCTACCGTGCCCACCGCCTGATCCCGGTGCTGCTCAACGATGTCAGCACCATCAGCGCCTTCGCCCTGTCCGTGGCGCCGATGGTCATCGCCTTTACCGTCACCTTGGGCTGCCTCGCCTACCTGGCGCTGCTGTCCTGGCAGATCCTGCTGATTACCGCCCTGACCGTGGTGATCGGCACTGGCGCGCAGTTCCTCGCCCACCGCTTCGGCATGAAGAACATCCTCACCGCCCGCAACGGCGAAGACGAGTTGCAGAAGCACTACCAGGCCCTCTCCGGCGGCGCCAAGGAGCTGCGTATCCAGCGCAAGCGCCGCCAGCACATGCATGACCAGCTGATCCACGGTGCCACCGAGCGCATCTGCAAGGCCAACATCCGCGCGGCGAACATCTTTGTCAGCGCCGAGACCTTCGGTTCGATGCTGTTCTTCGCCGTCATCGGCGTGGCCATCGCCTTCCAGGCGCTGTGGCCGAGCACCGACCGCACCGTGCTCGGTGGTTTCGTGCTGGTGATGCTGTACATGAAGGGGCCGCTGGAGCAGTTGATCACCAACCTGCCGAGCATCAGCCGCGCGCAGATCGCCCTGCGCCGCATCGCCGAGCTGTCGGCGCGCTTCTCGTCGCCCGAGCCGCACCTGCTGGTGAGCGACCGCGCCCCGGCCGTGTCCAGCGTCGAGTCCATCGAGCTGCGCCAGCTGCGCTATGACTACCCGCAGGTCGAGGGCAGCCAGCCGTTCCACCTGGGGCCGGTGAACCTGAGCATCCGCCAGGGCGACATCGTCTTCATCGTCGGCGAGAACGGCTGCGGCAAGACCACCCTGATCAAGCTGCTGCTGGGCCTGTACAGCCCGCAACAGGGCGAAGTGCGGCTCAATGGCGAAACGGTCACCCCAGAGCGCCTGGACGACTACCGCCAGCTGTTCACCACCATCTTCGCCGACTACTACCTGTTCGACGAGCCGCTGCCCGGCCAGGCCGAACTGCCGCCCGAGGCCGGCAAGTACCTCGAACGCCTGGACATCGCCCACAAAGTGAGCATCCGCGACGGCAGCTTCACCACCACCGACCTGTCCACCGGCCAGCGCAAGCGCCTGGCGCTGATCAATGCCTGGCTCGACCAGCGCCCGGTGCTGGTGTTCGACGAGTGGGCCGCCGACCAGGACCCGGCCTTCCGCCGCGTGTTCTACACCGAACTGCTGCCGGAGCTGAAACAGCAGGGCAAGACCATCATCGTCATATCCCACGACGACCGCTACTTCCCGGTGGCCGACCAACTGGTGCGCATGCACGGCGGCCAGATCGTCGTCGAGCGCAACCAGGAACCCGCCCTGCCCGCCTGA